In the Victivallis sp. Marseille-Q1083 genome, one interval contains:
- a CDS encoding B12-binding domain-containing protein — MTDFEALKNAVMSGKRNEVTALVQSAIDAGEDLNNVLDLGMIPAMREIGDKFSRNEAYVPELLIAARAMQAGLALIEPLLANTGRKPLGKVAIGTVKGDLHDIGKNLVAIMLKGAGYEVIDLGVNCDTAKYESAVAQGAQVIGCSSLLTTTMPYMKEVVEHFKGKKVKVIIGGAPVTQQYADEIGADGYSSDANGAVKLVDRLLAC, encoded by the coding sequence ATGACTGATTTTGAGGCGTTGAAAAATGCGGTGATGAGCGGTAAGCGCAACGAGGTGACCGCCCTGGTCCAAAGCGCGATTGATGCCGGCGAGGATTTGAACAACGTGCTGGACCTCGGCATGATTCCGGCGATGCGGGAGATCGGCGACAAATTTTCCCGCAACGAAGCCTATGTGCCGGAGCTGCTGATCGCCGCCCGGGCGATGCAGGCCGGGTTGGCGCTGATTGAGCCGTTGTTGGCCAACACCGGCCGCAAACCGCTCGGCAAAGTCGCCATCGGCACGGTCAAAGGCGATTTGCACGACATCGGCAAGAACCTGGTGGCGATCATGCTGAAGGGCGCCGGCTATGAGGTGATCGATCTGGGGGTCAATTGCGATACCGCCAAATACGAGAGCGCGGTGGCCCAGGGCGCTCAGGTGATCGGCTGCAGTTCGCTGCTGACGACGACGATGCCGTATATGAAAGAGGTGGTCGAGCATTTCAAGGGAAAGAAGGTCAAAGTGATCATCGGCGGCGCGCCGGTGACCCAGCAGTATGCCGATGAGATCGGCGCCGACGGTTACAGTTCCGATGCCAACGGCGCGGTGAAGCTGGTCGACCGGCTGCTGGCCTGTTGA
- a CDS encoding ASKHA domain-containing protein, with product MNLTVASPAGPRLIAAAAGEELAAVLRRAGLGLDTRCGGLGTCGRCRVRLVAGCCSVDGREVAAPAWVNACRARLLGGDAGIVVPAESFLPATGQIAFDLAILPQRTETVLAIDLGTTTVAAALIADGQLLASGGAFNLQNRYGDNIASRISGAAAALPQLRQAAIDTVRGILGSFPKEALARVSRVALAGNTVMSCLWHGIDPAPIGVLPFTPPLRVFPETTAEMLGLTVPLLTVPAISGYVGGDLAGGVGIVGLRPGELLVDIGTNCEIVLAGAERMWCAAAAAGPAFEGAGVRCGSRAVPGAIEHLWLEGGKPVFSTVGGLPPAGICGSAFIDFLAAGRAGGLLTEFGRLTEFESDGNCRFYRLAGEVVITEADIEQLLKAKAAVYAGIGSLLKHAGLELAAVKRIYLAGGFARYLNLDAAVAVGMLPALPQGEYRVVGNTALTAAARLAAEPEWLEELERLIDLPQEVPLNSIASFESDYIDALLLM from the coding sequence ATGAATCTGACGGTTGCAAGCCCGGCCGGACCGCGGTTGATTGCCGCTGCGGCGGGGGAAGAGTTGGCGGCGGTTCTGCGGCGGGCGGGACTGGGGTTGGATACCCGTTGCGGCGGGTTGGGAACCTGCGGCCGCTGCCGGGTCCGGCTGGTTGCCGGTTGTTGCTCGGTCGACGGCCGGGAAGTTGCCGCACCGGCCTGGGTCAACGCCTGTCGCGCCAGGCTGCTCGGCGGCGATGCTGGAATTGTCGTGCCGGCGGAAAGTTTCCTGCCGGCGACCGGTCAGATTGCATTTGATCTTGCCATTTTGCCGCAAAGAACCGAAACGGTATTGGCGATCGATCTGGGGACGACGACGGTGGCGGCGGCGCTGATCGCCGATGGACAGTTGTTGGCATCCGGCGGCGCTTTCAATTTGCAGAACCGGTATGGCGACAATATCGCCAGCCGGATTAGCGGTGCCGCCGCCGCGCTGCCGCAGTTGCGGCAGGCGGCGATCGACACGGTGCGCGGCATTCTCGGATCGTTTCCAAAGGAGGCGCTGGCACGGGTGTCCCGGGTGGCGCTGGCCGGCAATACGGTGATGAGCTGTTTGTGGCACGGCATTGATCCGGCGCCGATCGGGGTGCTGCCGTTCACGCCGCCGCTGCGGGTTTTTCCGGAAACGACGGCGGAAATGCTCGGACTGACGGTGCCGCTGCTGACCGTCCCGGCGATCTCCGGATATGTCGGCGGCGATTTGGCCGGCGGCGTCGGCATCGTCGGGCTCCGGCCGGGGGAATTGCTGGTCGATATCGGTACCAATTGTGAAATTGTCCTGGCCGGCGCGGAACGGATGTGGTGCGCGGCGGCGGCGGCCGGCCCGGCCTTTGAAGGCGCCGGGGTGCGTTGCGGCAGCCGGGCGGTGCCGGGTGCGATCGAACATCTGTGGTTGGAAGGAGGCAAGCCGGTCTTTTCGACGGTCGGCGGTTTGCCGCCGGCGGGTATTTGCGGTTCGGCTTTCATTGACTTTCTGGCGGCGGGAAGGGCGGGCGGACTGCTGACGGAATTCGGCCGGCTGACGGAATTCGAATCGGACGGCAATTGTCGCTTTTACCGGCTGGCCGGGGAGGTGGTGATTACCGAAGCGGATATCGAACAGTTGTTGAAAGCCAAAGCGGCGGTGTACGCTGGTATCGGTTCGCTGCTGAAGCATGCCGGCCTGGAGCTTGCGGCGGTGAAACGGATTTATCTGGCCGGCGGATTTGCCCGCTATCTGAATCTGGACGCGGCGGTGGCGGTCGGCATGCTGCCGGCTTTGCCGCAGGGAGAATATCGCGTCGTCGGCAATACGGCGTTGACGGCGGCCGCCAGGCTGGCGGCGGAGCCGGAATGGCTGGAAGAGTTGGAGCGGCTGATCGATTTGCCGCAGGAGGTGCCGCTGAACAGCATTGCCTCCTTTGAATCTGATTATATTGATGCTCTATTATTGATGTGA